Below is a genomic region from Sulfolobales archaeon.
GTAAGGGCTGTTAAAGCTAGTAGGGCTATAGATGCGATAGATATGTAGATAGCCCCCCTATATATATTCCTAACCCTCGCAATAGCTATTGTCAAAGCTATGAGAAGGGGTGCAGCAACTACTGTTAAGATCCTGTGGAGAGGCTCTAGACTACCCTGGAGAAAGGTTCTTATAAGCCTAACCGGTTCTGATGGCCAATCAATCCCCAGATCGAAGCCCTGTCCAAGACCACTTACAAGGCCACCTACAAAGCTCAGCATGAGAAGCTCTATGAGAGAGGCCAAGGATATGAGATAAACATATAGATCTCCACCTCGGCTCAAAAAACCCACCAGAGATATATTGCTAAACCATATTTATTCCAAACTACGGCTAATGTTTCAGAAGCAAAAGACCCTGATAGAAGGTTCTCTGCTAGAGGGCAAGGCTAAATATGTTTAAAAACCTACTCCATGATCTCTACTAAAAACCCATTTGGATCTCTTATAACAGTTGAAGCCCCACATACTAGCTCAGCAGCCTCTCTCGGAACTCCTTTTAATGCGACTCTCTCTAAAAGACCTTTTCTCCTTAGGGCGAAGCTTCTAAGCCCCGAACCCTCTATCGGCCTTGGTATAGGCCAGTTGTTTACTGCAACATGGTGGTGGTAGTCTTCATATGCTAGGAATCGTGCTCCAAACCATATACCTGTTATCCTCATTCCAAGTACCTCTGTATAGAATCTTCCTGCAGCCTCGGGGCTTGATCCCCTTAGATGTATGTGCCCCACTATCGTGTCTTGAGTTACTCGTGGCTCAACCCCAGATCTTCTTCCATGGATTATGAGATCCTCGATATCTAGTGGAAGGGTATCCATAGCTATAAAGCCCTTTTCATCCCTCACCCACGCCTTTCTATCTCTATCGCTATATATCTCTACACCTATGTTATCAGGATCTCTCAGATATAATGCTTCAGAGACCAGATGATCTGCGTAGCCCTCTATCCTATCCCAGATCTTCAAGATCTTCTCGAGTATAGAGCCTAGCACCGCTCTACTGGGTACTAGAATTGCTAGGTGATATATATAGTTCTCTTTATCAGCAAACAGAGCACCATGATCTAGATATATTATACATCTACCGCCCATAGGGGGTGATAAACACACACCATCCCCGAGATCTTTGGCCTCAAACCCTAGGATATCTCTATAAAATTGGAGAGAGATGTCGAGATCTCTGACAACAAGGTGTATATGATCTAACGGCCATCTAGGATCCATATGGGCGGCCTCCCTATATATATGGGGAGAGAGGCCTCCCAATTCTCTTTATAAATATATCCCTAGGATCTGCTAGGCTTTCAGCTATCTTCATAGCCCTGCTATGCTTGCCAAAGACCCTTTCAACGATCTCCATAGAGATCCTTCTAACCTCCCTCTCATCATATATACCCATGATATGTAGATACTCATGCAGTATAACTACGAAGAGATATTCTGTGGAGGCATCTGGACCCTCGATCTCTAGGTATCTTCTATAAGCTTCGGCATTGATTTTAATAACCCTTGATCCAAACTCAACATATCCCAGCACATCCCTCCTAGTCCTTACAAAGACAGCCTCAGCCTCACCGGGATCTCTTCCAAAGTAATCTCTAACAGCCTTTCTAACGCTAATAAGGATTGTCTCGAGATCCCTTGGCATATAGATTGGAGGTGGCATTGCAAGCCACTTAATATAATATGGGGCTATAGAGCTAATAAGCGGTTATCCCTATATATCCGCCTCTCCTCTTTACAACTGAAAGCCTAACCCTTTTAGAGGGGGTCAGCGGTTAATCAATACCCGCTAGTATATGAATTGTGAGAATATATAGATGAAGATCCCAAGTATGATTGTTAGGATCGCTGCCACATATGAAGCCCAGAGATCCGGATCTCCCTTCCCTTCTAAGCCTCCACCGCTAACCTCTGATCCAGAATCTAATAACATGATAGACGGTCTTAGTATGTTTAGATAGTAGTATACAGATATAACGCTTGCAGCAATCCCAACAACAGCCAGCCATGGGATCGAACCTATATATAGCCCTCCAATATTCTGGGCAGCTGCTAGGAAGAGAAAGAGCTTCCCCCAGAACCCTGGCAGGGGTGGGACGCCTATTAGGTTGAGTATATGTAGTGTTAGTGAGAAGGATAGCTTGGGATCCGCTCTAGCAACACCCCTTATCCCGCTGAGATCTAGGGTTCCCCTGATCCTCTTTATATAGTTTAGAGCAGCGAAAACACCGGATTTCCCAAGCGAGTATGCAATGGTATGGAATGCAACCCCCAGCATGGCTAGTCTAAAGACCTCCTGGCTATTCTGGGATAGCGAGATAACTGCTAATCCTATGAATAGGAACCCCATATGGGCTATCGAGCTATATGCAAGGATCCTCTGGGCATTCGTCTGTGTCAGAGGTGTTATACTACCTATAACCATGCTCGCAAATGACATGAAAGCCAGCACGGGGAAGGCGTTCGATGCTATAGGGCCGAGCAGCTTTAGAACCCATATGGCTAGTGCTAGGGCGCCTAGCTTTAGAGATCCCGAGATCACAGCCACAACATATGGGGATGCAACACCATATACATCTGGAACCCATGAGTGTGATGGCACAGCTCCTAGCTTGAAGCCTATCGCTATCGATATAAAGGCAATCGCTATAAATCCTATCGCAATCGACACACCTGGAATCATATCTCCGAAGGCGCTTCCGAGAACCATATATGGGGAGGAGAAGGCTATTCCAAGGATGAGCAGCTGTGAAGCCAATCCCCCTACTATAGCGTATCTCACAGATGCCTCTAGAGACTCTCTATCCCTAGCAAGAGCTATTGTGGCGAAGGTGGTTATCGAGAGGAGCGTCCACGAGGCTATAGCTGCAACTGGGTCTCTTGCCATAGCCAGCATAATAGATGCTAAAACCCCCATTAGGATCATTGCTAGATATATATGTATGCTATCTGTAGCATCTAGAGGAATCGTTATGACACCTATGAGAGCCCCTATTAGAATAGCTATTGCTATGGGGTATGCAATGCTATCCATGTTCACAATGAAACCCGAGATAGATCCTGGGCTAATGCTAGGCTGTGGAGGGCTTATAAGAAGTATTGCGAGGGATATCAATATAGCTGAGATAGCCATATATTTAGATCCTCTACCCCCTATACCGAGGAGCTCTGCCAGGGGCATAGATAGGGAGAAGCCTGCCAGGATTGGGAA
It encodes:
- a CDS encoding VOC family protein, with the protein product MDPRWPLDHIHLVVRDLDISLQFYRDILGFEAKDLGDGVCLSPPMGGRCIIYLDHGALFADKENYIYHLAILVPSRAVLGSILEKILKIWDRIEGYADHLVSEALYLRDPDNIGVEIYSDRDRKAWVRDEKGFIAMDTLPLDIEDLIIHGRRSGVEPRVTQDTIVGHIHLRGSSPEAAGRFYTEVLGMRITGIWFGARFLAYEDYHHHVAVNNWPIPRPIEGSGLRSFALRRKGLLERVALKGVPREAAELVCGASTVIRDPNGFLVEIME
- a CDS encoding proton-conducting transporter membrane subunit; its protein translation is MPLLPVDQLFLLFPILAGFSLSMPLAELLGIGGRGSKYMAISAILISLAILLISPPQPSISPGSISGFIVNMDSIAYPIAIAILIGALIGVITIPLDATDSIHIYLAMILMGVLASIMLAMARDPVAAIASWTLLSITTFATIALARDRESLEASVRYAIVGGLASQLLILGIAFSSPYMVLGSAFGDMIPGVSIAIGFIAIAFISIAIGFKLGAVPSHSWVPDVYGVASPYVVAVISGSLKLGALALAIWVLKLLGPIASNAFPVLAFMSFASMVIGSITPLTQTNAQRILAYSSIAHMGFLFIGLAVISLSQNSQEVFRLAMLGVAFHTIAYSLGKSGVFAALNYIKRIRGTLDLSGIRGVARADPKLSFSLTLHILNLIGVPPLPGFWGKLFLFLAAAQNIGGLYIGSIPWLAVVGIAASVISVYYYLNILRPSIMLLDSGSEVSGGGLEGKGDPDLWASYVAAILTIILGIFIYIFSQFIY